The stretch of DNA GCGTacagaaaaataattttccaatTTCCTTCATTCGTCGAACATGCTACAACAAAGCCAAAGCTTGTACCAGTTATAGTACTATAAAACACTGTGAAAATAGACGAATATTAATTTAGTCTTCTAAGGTGAACTCATTGCCCTTAAGGAAGGTGAACTTGTAAAAGGCGAAAGCATTCGGAGTGTTGTTTTCAACTCTGAATGGGAAACTGAAAGACGATGACTTTCGATGAAGTATCGGTTAATAAATATCGACTCTCTTGAATCTGGCATGGAGAAGTGTGATTGTCGTCAGAAAGCTTTCGTTCGTTCTGTTTGCCGCAGAGATTGTCAAAACTATTCGTACAACAAAAATTTGCCTGTTTCCTGTATTTCCTCTGTTAGATCAAATCAGATTTAAACTTGGCACACTAAATTTAACAGAGACCAATTCTGTAAAtgtgaatattaaaaaattaatgacacattaaattatttgaaatttattttacGGCAAACGTCCATTTAACCAACGCGCCCGGTTGCTAGTGTTTTATAACAGACTTTTCACGGTTGAAATCTTTTCCTTTTACTTTAAACAAAGACTCAGGCACCTAAATTTAAAGCTTTTAGTATCTTCTTTCACATCCCAATAAGATTTTTCGGGTTCAAGGCTTACATAGTAGTGTTCGACAGCCATATCTTATAacgaagggtttttttttaacaaaacattGCCCTCCCCAATCcattataattttttcccAGTTGAGAAAAATTATTTCGACCCCATAACCTTTAGTCTAATCTTGATGCATTCATTCCcatgaaaaataattaaaagcagcttacagaaaatatatatatgtataccTTACTTTTTATGAAAGCAAAACATCATTCAGCAAACATGCTCGGTcatcaaaaaggaaaaaaaacttctaaGAACCCCAAAAACAGTTATCAGAagcttgtgttgttgtgatcTCTTTTGAAATGTTTAAAACTCATGAatgaattataaaaattaacacgcctttttatttttgttctttatagTATACTTGAATTATACAATTACAATTTTATAGTCTGAAATCACAGCCACGGTGCTACATTGGTTGATCAGTGGGAAACACATCCTGTACGGTCCCTCAGAAACaaagcaacattgtaagattAGATTTTTCTCGCTCTCAGGCAATATACGAAAATGGATAGAAAAATATTCGGGTCCATAAGTTTACGTACCGCCCACGTATCATAATTCGGGAATTGGGCTTCAAGTTGAAAACGGCGAAGGGATGCCCCTGCCCACCCCCCAAAGTCTATCCATTTAACATGAACTAAACTATTCTCTCTACTCTACTCACTTCCATACATCCTAGGATTGTTAACTCTTCAAGAAATACCTGAGGAGCCCCTTTGGCTTCTTATCGGTCTTGCGGAGCCCCTGTGGCTTCTTATCGGTCTTGCGGAGCCCCTGTGGCTTCTTGTCCGTCCTGCTGGCCTGATATTGGGCGTCCCTCTTCCATTGCTCGTAAAACTCCATTTGGACATCATGAGGAAGACATTCAAATACACTACTGTCCACACCTTCAGGAATCACTAGGTCACATCTTAGAACAGAAGACTGATTAGAACTACTTGAATCCTGGTTTCTCGCACCTTCAGGGATCATTGAGTCTTTCCCAAAGGCCGAAGTTTTCTTAGAACTTGAATTCTCGTCTCTCGTACCTTGATGGATCAATGCGTTAATTTCTAGAACGGAATTTTTCTTAGTATAACTTAAATTATGATCTTTCACTCCTTTAGGAATCACAAAGCCACATTCTAGAACTGGTTTTCTAGAACTAAGGTTTTGATGGCTCACAAAGTCACTTGCTAGAAGTGTCGTTGTCTTAGACAAAACTGAGTGTCGGTCGCTCGCATCAGATTTAACATTACTCCTTGATAAGTATTGAGAATCACAAAAAGATGCCGACCCAGCCTGACCTGTTCTACTTGATCTCTTCGACACAATAGACGATGATGCGGAGTCTTCGAAAACTGAACTTTTCTTGGAATTGTTGACAAACTTTGAGTGTGAGATAATGTCAGTCGTTCCAATGGACTTTGTTGTTTTGCCTGACAATTCAGAGGATCTGAATACATCTACTGATGATTTGTTAGAAAATTCGGGTTTCTTGGAATTGTGTGAAATGTTTGAGTTTGTCGCTGTTGGTGGCAGCAAGTGGAGGCCGGATGATGATTCGCTATGGTTCGTTTCAGATGTAAGATGAATGTCACAAGACTTGGGCTTATTGTCACTGTCGGGTTTAGAAGCATCTTCTAAGCTAGTGAAATAATTCTGGCCAAGAGCATTTCCCTTCTCTCCCTGGAAAAAATTTGTAATCGTCTTTCGCTCAGGACGTCTTTGAAAATTTGACAAACACACATTAAGAACTCTTACTTGGAAGGATTTACTGACATCAACCAGCTTATGAAACAATCCAAATACAGTTCCAAAGAGCACATTTATCTTTTCAGAAGAGTTCGGCGTATTCATTGCAAACCTATCCGGGACAGGACACTGTCTGCTTTCCTTCTTGTAGACTCCGGGCGCTTGCCCACCTCGCCTTATTGCCAGTCGCACCGTCTGAGGATGTCCTGTATCTTCCGTAATTCTTGGGATAAGATTACCAATAAGAACCCTTAGGTTTGTTTTCACAGACTCTAGTGAGCACAAGTTGCTGTAGGAGTCTTCCTCGCTGATAGATTTCGGCATGGAATCTGTGCTGACCTGGGAGTCATCCGCCCCGTGGCTTAGTGCATGTAGGATTCTAACTTCCTGGGAGTTAAATTCATTCAGGAGGGCCTTCTTGGAGCATTCTTGAAGCTCTGCAATAGTTGTGATCCCAAGGCTGCCTAGCCGGGCACACGTACTGCGTCCAATACCTGGAATAATTAACTTGAATAAATACAGAGTTCGAATCATTGTTTTTTGATGGATATTTCGAGATTTCTTCGCATTATTTGTGCAATAATGAgcgagtttgccacccaaatagtcacgtgatctctagcGCAAGTCTCCTATTGCGATAGTCTGCTGGTGAATTAATCTAGTCTAGGAAGAAAACCGCTGGACAACGTCTATCCTGCTGGTATACGCACCTTGTGTCTGCGTCGACAGAGTagcagagtcgaataccagtttttggtgtattggaataattaacaaatagatctaaTTTTAGCGTGTCTGTCCTCTAATGACacaaatgacgtcacagcatGCCATGAACAAAAACGTATGCATAAGACACAATCAATATAtcagttgttttatttatttattttgtttttgttgttttctatatagatttttatttattgatttcAAAAAATTACTTTATTGATTACTAAGTTACTTTattcatccatccatccatccatccatccatccatccattcatccatccatccatccatctacctatttatttatttatttatttatttatttatttatttatttatttatttatttatttatttatttatttatttatttatttatttatttatttatttatttatttatttatttatttatttatttatttatttatttatttatttatttatttatttatttatttatttatttatttatttatttatttagtttttgttgttttctatATAGATTTTTATTGAATGAACATGCCAACTTAGTAATCAATAAATTTAGTAATCAATAAATTACTTTATTGATTACTAAGTTACTTTattcatccatccatccatccatccatccatctatctatttatttatttatttatttatttatttagtttctgttgttttctttatagatttttattgAATGAACATGCCAGATACACCTCATGGTTTTGCTGTATTGTGCACATAAGCTGACCTGGTACTTTCCTGACTGGCAGGAGTCCCATCAGTCCTTCCACTCTCTCTGTGTACAGTAGGGTCTGTTTATTTGGCTTGTTCTGCTCCCCCGCTATCTTTGCCAGCAATTTGTTGTGAGCAATGCCTGCGCAGGTAGTCAAACCTATCTCATCGAAAATTGCTTTCCGCAGCTCAGAAGCAATCACTGATCCAACAGTCAGTCTCTCATGGCACCCACAGGGACAAACCTGAAAATTATGAGAAGTTCATCATTGATGAGTGAACATCATGTGGAAAAATAAGATCAATAAAGTTTTTAAAGTGACATTTTATATAGAATTCACTTGGACCTAAATTTAAAAGTTGACACACTACATAGTGGCTCGCTAGAGTTTCGAAAACTTTAATTCCCTGGTAATTTAGTCTATGACTAAATGAGCTAAATTTCAATGGCAAT from Nematostella vectensis chromosome 8, jaNemVect1.1, whole genome shotgun sequence encodes:
- the LOC5510511 gene encoding DNA polymerase iota, with product MYGYQENHLPPNSDGECEVDDSEEEWQKWRVRPVSLTGAQLPPLKRQKLDSFLSTSLNETSNDPSTDKLGTSKHNRVIVHIDIDCFYAQVEMIRNPCLRDRPVGVSQKHILVTCNYVARAMGLKKLISLAEAKKKCPDLVIINGEDLTKYREFSSRVTKLLRRFALRVERLGLDENYVDVSELVQERMKHAPRGSYIAVGCIYGDNILKGSSNEVCPCGCHERLTVGSVIASELRKAIFDEIGLTTCAGIAHNKLLAKIAGEQNKPNKQTLLYTERVEGLMGLLPVRKVPGIGRSTCARLGSLGITTIAELQECSKKALLNEFNSQEVRILHALSHGADDSQVSTDSMPKSISEEDSYSNLCSLESVKTNLRVLIGNLIPRITEDTGHPQTVRLAIRRGGQAPGVYKKESRQCPVPDRFAMNTPNSSEKINVLFGTVFGLFHKLVDVSKSFQVRVLNVCLSNFQRRPERKTITNFFQGEKGNALGQNYFTSLEDASKPDSDNKPKSCDIHLTSETNHSESSSGLHLLPPTATNSNISHNSKKPEFSNKSSVDVFRSSELSGKTTKSIGTTDIISHSKFVNNSKKSSVFEDSASSSIVSKRSSRTGQAGSASFCDSQYLSRSNVKSDASDRHSVLSKTTTLLASDFVSHQNLSSRKPVLECGFVIPKGVKDHNLSYTKKNSVLEINALIHQGTRDENSSSKKTSAFGKDSMIPEGARNQDSSSSNQSSVLRCDLVIPEGVDSSVFECLPHDVQMEFYEQWKRDAQYQASRTDKKPQGLRKTDKKPQGLRKTDKKPKGLLRYFLKS